A single Asterias rubens chromosome 13, eAstRub1.3, whole genome shotgun sequence DNA region contains:
- the LOC117298402 gene encoding salivary glue protein Sgs-3-like — protein MKSLRCSLVLVLILGCALVVDSTTTSKPVTGTTKPIAPSTATTAGTTTKATQQQTTLAKVTTKQPAAKTTSAKETTNQPTTAKVTTNQPTTVKVTTQQPTTAKTTTAKATTQQPTTAKVTTKQPSAKTTSAKETTNQPTTAKVTTNQPTTVKVTTQQPTTAKMTTAKATTEQPTTAVNMTTANLTTEQPSTDNMTTSPSNTTGNVTTMVWTTMNGTTASTTLEPKTASPVTKPTPSPSNNTGMVVGIVVGVIGGVGIIIGVAVYIVKKKQRNVAYGNLE, from the exons ATGAAGTCTTTAAGATGCTCTCTAGTACTCGTCCTCATATTGG GGTGTGCATTGGTTGTGGACAGCACGACTACATCAAAGCCAGTCACAGGGACCACTAAACCAATAGCTCCATCTACAGCCACTACAGCTGGGACCACAACAAAAGCTACTCAACAACAAACCACATTGGCAAAAGTTACCACAAAACAACCAGCAGCCAAGACGACCTCTGCAAAAGAGACCACAAATCAACCAACTACAGCAAAAGTTACCACCAATCAACCAACTACAGTTAAAGTCACTACCCAACAACCAACCACAGCCAAGACGACCACAGCAAAAGCTACTACCCAACAACCAACCACAGCCAAAGTTACCACAAAACAGCCATCAGCCAAGACGACCTCTGCAAAAGAGACCACAAATCAACCAACTACTGCAAAAGTTACCACCAATCAACCAACTACAGTTAAAGTCACTACCCAACAACCAACCACAGCCAAGAtgaccacagcaaaagcaaccACTGAGCAGCCCACCACAGCAGTCAACATGACCACAGCAAATCTAACCACCGAACAACCAAGCACCGATAACATGACAACCTCACCCTCAAACACAACTGGAAATGTGACCACCATGGTTTGGACAACTATGAACGGCACTACAGCGAGCACAACACTGGAACCCAAGACCGCCTCTCCTGTTACCAAACCCACCCCCTCCCCTAGTAATAACACTGGGATGGTAGTGGGCATCGTTGTAGGAGTAATCGGAGGTGTAGGTATCATCATTGGGGTCGCTGTTTACATTGTCAAGAAGAAACAACGAAATGTCGCATACGGGAACCTCGAGTGA
- the LOC117298401 gene encoding cell wall protein DAN4-like: MAVFRSVLCVLFIAGHLSTCAYGTPSRPTPSVSVGNTITTTVTTQTTPVATTTGPTTTEPATTTGHTTTGHTTTGHTTTGPTTTTGTTTTGPVTTAAPVTTANTTTANTTIAPTTTQPITTGSPTTVVPPPTTVGNWTLKNKKGKNCMRMSFAAQMNVSYTKVDGTAGTVIMNLSPREAVVTSTCKSGKPSRDLDVYPFATDYDWSFSLSFEKTSGGYALTKVSTSWDYDSRFVDSSLFGFSSESYGTDNLLDQSVELGKSYSCVEPLTVSTGLATVMLWDMNLQPFAEEADGNFGEAEPCHVAAASFGGILVAVLGVFLLLGAVTLVVVIVVKKRKRSAAAPYTTLTA; this comes from the exons ATGGCAGTCTTCCGGAGTGTGCTCTGCG TTTTGTTTATAGCAGGACACCTATCCACATGTGCCTATG GGACTCCAAGTAGGCCCACCCCGTCTGTCAGTGTCGGGAATACAATTACAACGACCGTGACAACCCAAACCACGCCTGTGGCGACCACTACTGGCCCTACCACCACTGAGCCTGCCACCACCACTGGCCACACCACCACTGGCCACACCACCACTGGCCATACAACTACTGgccccaccaccaccactggCACCACCACCACTGGCCCAGTCACCACTGCCGCCCCCGTCACCACTGCCAATACCACGACCGCAAACACCACCATTGCCCCTACCACCACCCAGCCAATCACAACGGGGTCGCCGACGACCGTAGTGCCACCGCCCACCACGGTTGGGAACTGgacactgaaaaacaaaaaggggaaaaactgCATGCGGATGTCGTTTGCCGCCCAAATGAATGTGTCATACACCAAAGTAGATGGAACG GCAGGAACGGTTATAATGAACCTGAGTCCGAGAGAGGCTGTTGTCACCAGTACTTGTAAAAGTGGCAAGCCGTCTCGAGATCTTGACGTGTACCCGTTCGCTACTGATTACGATTGGAGCTTCTCACTGTCCTTCGAGAAGACATCGGGAGGTTATGCTCTCACAAAGGTGTCGACATCTTGGGACTACGACAGTCGTTTCGTCGACTCATCACTTTTTG GTTTCTCGTCAGAAAGTTACGGGACCGATAACCTTCTTGATCAGTCGGTAGAGTTGGGGAAATCTTACTCGTGCGTCGAACCACTCACAGTATCCACTGGGTTAGCCACCGTGATGCTGTGGGATATGAACCTGCAACCATTTGCTGAAGAGGCCGACGGCAATTTCGGAGAAG CGGAACCCTGTCATGTTGCGGCGGCGAGTTTTGGAGGCATCCTTGTAGCCGTTTTGGGCGTCTTTTTACTCCTCGGTGCTGTTACTCTGGTAGTTGTCATTGTGGTGAAGAAACGAAAGAGGTCAGCCGCAGCACCTTACACAACCTTGACAGCTTAA